In one window of Hymenobacter nivis DNA:
- a CDS encoding TldD/PmbA family protein produces MKRRDFVGLTGLAAGALFLPGFPSLGGTPVDPARLLEPGLDVAQKKRLADAGLNAAKAAGATYADVRIGRYLNQSIFTREKQVQNLASGESFGAGVRVIAGGTWGFAATNDVSDAGLAKAAQLAVQMAKANSKVQKEKVQLAPQKGYGEVSWKTPIQQNAFEVPIRQKVELLLAANAAALDNGASFVNSSLFQINEQKYFASTDGSYIDQDIHRIWPTFSVTAIDKTTGKFRSRDALSAPMGLGYEYLTPKAVDQIAGAAGTGLIGYKNSYDILADAALAAKQVREKLTAKSVAPGKYDLVLDPNHLGLTIHESIGHPLELDRVLGYEANYAGTSFATIDKWKAGNFQYGSKQVNIVADKLQPGSLGAVGYDDEGVKTKRWDLIKNGVLVNYEKIRDQAYILGQTESDGCCYADSWGSVQFQRMPNVSLEPGAAKMSVDDMIKGVEKGVYIAGRGSYSIDQQRYNFQFGGQVFYAIEKGQIAGMIEDVAYQANTREFWNSCAAVCDQSDYRLFGSFFDGKGQPSQVSAVSHGSATARFNGVNVINTARKLG; encoded by the coding sequence GTGAAAAGACGCGACTTTGTGGGCCTAACCGGCCTGGCCGCCGGGGCCCTGTTCCTACCCGGCTTCCCCTCCCTCGGCGGCACGCCCGTCGACCCCGCCCGCCTGCTGGAACCGGGCCTGGACGTGGCCCAGAAAAAGCGCCTGGCCGACGCCGGCCTGAACGCCGCCAAGGCCGCCGGCGCTACCTACGCCGACGTGCGTATCGGGCGCTACCTCAACCAAAGCATTTTTACGCGCGAAAAGCAGGTGCAGAACCTGGCCAGCGGCGAGAGCTTCGGGGCCGGCGTGCGCGTGATTGCCGGCGGCACCTGGGGCTTTGCCGCCACCAACGATGTGAGCGACGCCGGCCTGGCCAAGGCTGCCCAACTGGCCGTGCAAATGGCCAAGGCCAACAGCAAGGTGCAGAAGGAAAAGGTGCAGCTCGCGCCCCAAAAAGGCTACGGCGAGGTGAGCTGGAAAACGCCCATTCAGCAAAACGCCTTCGAGGTACCCATCAGGCAGAAGGTGGAATTGCTGCTGGCCGCCAACGCCGCAGCCCTCGACAACGGCGCGTCGTTCGTGAACTCGTCGCTGTTCCAAATCAATGAGCAGAAGTACTTTGCCAGCACCGACGGCTCGTATATCGACCAGGATATTCACCGCATCTGGCCTACGTTCAGCGTCACGGCCATCGACAAAACTACCGGCAAGTTCCGCTCGCGCGATGCACTGAGCGCGCCCATGGGCCTGGGCTACGAGTACCTCACGCCCAAGGCCGTAGACCAAATTGCCGGGGCCGCCGGCACGGGCCTGATTGGGTACAAAAACAGCTACGACATCCTCGCCGACGCCGCCCTGGCCGCTAAGCAGGTGCGGGAAAAACTGACCGCCAAGAGCGTGGCGCCCGGCAAGTACGACCTCGTGCTCGACCCCAACCACCTGGGCCTGACCATTCACGAAAGCATCGGACACCCACTCGAACTCGACCGCGTGCTGGGCTACGAGGCCAACTACGCTGGCACCTCGTTTGCCACCATCGACAAGTGGAAGGCGGGCAATTTCCAGTATGGCTCGAAGCAGGTCAACATCGTAGCCGACAAGCTGCAACCCGGCTCGCTGGGGGCCGTGGGCTACGACGACGAGGGCGTAAAAACCAAGCGCTGGGACCTCATCAAGAACGGCGTGCTGGTGAACTACGAGAAAATCCGCGACCAGGCCTATATCCTCGGCCAAACCGAGTCGGACGGCTGCTGCTATGCCGACTCGTGGGGCAGCGTGCAGTTCCAACGGATGCCCAACGTGAGCCTGGAACCGGGTGCCGCCAAAATGAGCGTGGACGACATGATCAAGGGTGTGGAGAAGGGCGTGTACATCGCCGGGCGCGGCTCGTATTCCATTGACCAGCAGCGCTACAACTTCCAGTTTGGGGGCCAGGTATTCTACGCCATCGAAAAGGGCCAGATTGCGGGCATGATTGAGGACGTGGCCTACCAGGCCAACACGCGAGAGTTCTGGAACTCGTGCGCCGCGGTCTGCGACCAGTCCGACTACCGCCTGTTCGGCTCGTTTTTCGACGGCAAAGGCCAGCCCTCACAGGTATCGGCCGTAAGCCACGGCTCGGCCACCGCCCGCTTCAACGGCGTGAACGTCATCAACACGGCCCGCAAGCTGGGATGA
- a CDS encoding TldD/PmbA family protein yields MKRRDFVGLTGLAAGALFLPSIPGFGHGLLVDPAQLLEPGLDVAQKKRLADAGLNAAKAAGATYADVRIGRYLNQGIFTREKQVQNILSSESFGVGVRVIANGTWGFAATNDVSDAGLAKAAQLAVAIAKANSKVQKVQVQLAPQKGFGEVSWKAPIQQNAFEVPIKQKVDLLLAANAAALDNGANFVNSALFQVNEQKYFASTDGSYIDQDIQRIWPTFSVTAIDKASGKFRSRQSLSVPMGLGYEYLTPKAADKIAGPAGSDVIGYKNSYDILEDATRAAKQVKEKLTAKSVTPGKYDLVLDPHHLGLTIHESVGHPLELDRVLGYEANFAGTSFATLAWKAKGLPYGSKQMNIVADKLQPGSLGAVGWDDEGVKTKEWNLIEQGKLVNYEKIRDQAAMVGQKESDGCCYSQSWEDVQFQRMPNVSLKPGAAKLSVDEMVSKIDKGIYIAGNGSFSIDQQRYNFQFGGQVFYAIEKGKITGMLEDVAYQANTQEFWGSLAATCDQSDYRFAGFFNDGKGQPSQSSAVSHGSATSRFNAVNVINTGRKLG; encoded by the coding sequence TTGAAAAGACGTGACTTTGTGGGACTTACCGGCCTGGCGGCCGGGGCCCTGTTTTTGCCCAGCATCCCCGGCTTCGGCCACGGGCTGCTCGTGGACCCCGCGCAGCTGCTGGAGCCGGGCCTGGACGTGGCCCAGAAGAAGCGCCTGGCCGACGCCGGCCTGAACGCGGCCAAGGCTGCCGGCGCCACTTACGCTGATGTGCGCATCGGCCGCTACCTCAACCAGGGCATCTTCACGCGCGAAAAGCAGGTGCAGAACATCCTGAGCAGCGAGAGCTTCGGGGTGGGCGTGCGCGTGATTGCCAACGGCACCTGGGGCTTTGCGGCCACGAATGATGTGAGCGACGCCGGCCTGGCTAAAGCCGCCCAGCTGGCCGTGGCCATCGCCAAGGCCAACAGCAAGGTGCAGAAGGTCCAGGTACAGCTCGCGCCGCAAAAGGGTTTTGGAGAGGTGAGCTGGAAGGCCCCGATTCAGCAAAACGCCTTCGAGGTGCCCATCAAGCAGAAGGTGGACTTGCTGCTGGCCGCCAACGCCGCGGCCCTCGACAACGGCGCCAACTTCGTGAACTCGGCCCTGTTCCAGGTGAACGAGCAGAAGTATTTTGCCAGCACCGATGGCTCGTACATCGATCAGGACATCCAGCGCATCTGGCCCACGTTCTCCGTCACGGCCATCGACAAGGCCAGCGGCAAGTTCCGCTCGCGCCAGAGCCTGAGCGTGCCCATGGGCCTGGGCTACGAGTACCTCACGCCCAAGGCGGCCGATAAGATTGCGGGGCCCGCGGGCTCCGACGTTATCGGCTACAAAAACAGCTACGACATTCTGGAGGACGCCACCCGCGCCGCCAAGCAGGTGAAGGAAAAGCTGACCGCCAAAAGCGTGACGCCGGGCAAGTACGACCTCGTGCTCGACCCGCACCACCTGGGCCTCACCATCCACGAGAGCGTGGGCCACCCCCTCGAACTGGACCGCGTGCTGGGCTACGAGGCCAACTTTGCGGGCACCAGCTTCGCTACGCTGGCATGGAAGGCCAAGGGCCTACCCTACGGCTCGAAGCAGATGAACATTGTGGCCGACAAGCTCCAACCCGGCTCGCTGGGGGCCGTGGGCTGGGACGACGAGGGCGTAAAAACCAAGGAGTGGAACCTGATTGAGCAGGGCAAGCTGGTGAACTACGAGAAAATCCGCGACCAGGCAGCCATGGTGGGCCAGAAGGAATCAGACGGCTGCTGCTACTCACAGTCGTGGGAGGACGTGCAGTTCCAGCGCATGCCCAACGTGAGCCTCAAGCCCGGGGCCGCTAAGCTGAGCGTGGACGAGATGGTGAGCAAGATCGACAAAGGCATCTACATCGCCGGCAACGGCTCGTTCAGCATCGACCAGCAGCGCTACAACTTCCAGTTCGGGGGCCAGGTGTTCTACGCCATCGAGAAGGGCAAAATCACGGGCATGCTCGAAGACGTGGCCTACCAGGCCAACACCCAGGAGTTCTGGGGTTCGCTGGCCGCCACCTGCGACCAGTCGGACTACCGCTTCGCGGGCTTCTTCAATGACGGCAAGGGCCAGCCCTCGCAAAGCTCAGCCGTGAGCCACGGCTCGGCCACCTCGCGCTTCAACGCCGTGAACGTGATTAACACCGGCCGCAAGCTGGGATGA
- a CDS encoding TldD/PmbA family protein, with product MAIISKDDAQTILKKVLSFSTADECEANLSGSLEGNVRSARNAISTSGITDNVSLAVTSYFGRRSGVATCNQFDDATLRRCVQRAEEIARLAPESPEYLPLLGPQSYAASPLSFAPATAAITPDYRAKQMATSMQYCDTKKLSSAGFLNDSAGFVAKRNSKGLEAYQQVSNVAFSITVRTPDGTGSGYAAADYTDAGKFDAARMTKVAADKAAASMGAKAIEPGKYTVILEPNALVSNSDASLLGALMRSFDARSADEGRSFLSKKGGGNRKGEKLFDEKVTIYSDPLNPEIADLTFSGDGRPQQRTTWIEKGVVKNLYSSRYWAQKAGIPDLPSPGGFIMEGGTQSTADLIKGTAKGILVTRLWYIRPVDPQTLLYTGLTRDGTFYIENGRIKFPVKNFRFNESPVIMLNNLEAIGKPVRLAGNLIPPLKIRDFTFTSLSDAV from the coding sequence ATGGCCATCATTTCCAAAGACGACGCCCAGACCATCCTCAAAAAGGTGCTGAGCTTTAGCACCGCCGACGAGTGCGAGGCCAACCTCAGCGGCTCGCTGGAGGGCAACGTGCGCTCGGCGCGCAACGCCATCAGCACCTCCGGCATCACCGACAACGTGTCGCTGGCCGTTACCTCATACTTCGGCCGGCGCAGCGGCGTGGCCACCTGCAACCAGTTCGACGACGCCACCCTGCGCCGCTGCGTGCAGCGGGCCGAGGAAATTGCCCGCCTCGCCCCCGAAAGCCCCGAGTACCTGCCCCTGCTGGGGCCCCAGAGCTACGCGGCCTCGCCCCTGTCGTTCGCGCCGGCCACCGCCGCCATCACCCCCGACTACCGGGCCAAGCAGATGGCGACGAGTATGCAGTATTGCGACACCAAAAAGCTGAGCTCGGCCGGGTTCCTCAACGATTCGGCGGGCTTCGTAGCCAAGCGCAACAGCAAGGGCCTGGAGGCCTACCAGCAAGTGTCGAACGTGGCGTTTTCCATCACCGTGCGCACGCCCGACGGCACCGGCTCGGGCTACGCCGCAGCCGACTACACCGACGCCGGCAAGTTCGACGCCGCGCGCATGACCAAGGTAGCGGCCGACAAGGCCGCCGCCTCGATGGGCGCCAAGGCCATCGAGCCGGGCAAGTACACCGTTATTCTGGAGCCCAACGCGCTGGTGTCGAACTCCGACGCCTCGCTGCTGGGGGCCCTGATGCGCTCGTTCGACGCGCGCTCGGCCGACGAGGGGCGCAGCTTCCTGAGTAAGAAGGGCGGCGGCAACCGCAAGGGCGAGAAGCTGTTCGACGAGAAGGTAACCATCTACTCCGACCCGCTGAACCCCGAAATTGCCGACCTCACGTTCAGCGGCGACGGCCGCCCGCAGCAGCGCACTACCTGGATTGAGAAGGGCGTGGTGAAGAACCTGTACTCGTCGCGCTACTGGGCCCAGAAGGCCGGCATTCCCGACCTGCCTAGCCCCGGCGGCTTCATCATGGAAGGCGGCACCCAAAGCACCGCCGACCTCATCAAAGGCACGGCCAAGGGTATTCTGGTCACGCGCCTGTGGTACATCCGCCCCGTCGACCCGCAAACGCTGCTTTATACGGGCCTCACGCGCGACGGAACCTTCTACATCGAGAACGGCCGAATCAAGTTCCCGGTGAAGAACTTCCGCTTCAACGAGAGCCCGGTCATCATGCTCAACAACCTGGAGGCCATCGGCAAGCCCGTGCGCCTGGCCGGCAACCTGATTCCGCCGCTGAAAATCCGCGACTTCACCTTCACCAGCCTGTCGGACGCCGTGTAG